Proteins found in one Acidobacteriota bacterium genomic segment:
- a CDS encoding S9 family peptidase encodes MKRRSGVLLLASLLLLPLAARGADDAVAPNEALVLDGLPAVPKTLAERASAYMEFRTASFQAWNPLRSEMLVTTRFGDVPQLHRVKAPGAARTQLTFYPERIIGARYRPKTADVVFSKDVGGGEWFQLYLREDKTGKVSLLTDGKSRNQGGAFTRSGTWMAYSSTRRTGKNGDIWVMNPSDPANTDRMVLEGSGERLFVTDWSPDEKTLLVVEGISVNVSHLWLVDVATGAKTRFSPESKEQVSWGAGRFSPDGKTVYTTTDADSEFSRLVAVDVATRKLEVLTPGLSWDVQGFDLSEDGSKLAWTVNEAGAETLHAMDVKTRKTIPLPKVPYGTIGGLRWCPQSRNLGFTLTSAKSPADAWAIDTQTGALSRWTESETGGLDASAFAEPEIVSWKSFDGKTITGLLYRPPASFAGPRPVILNIHGGPEGQSQAGFLGRNNFLLNELGVAILYPNVRGSTGYGKTFVKLDNGVLREDSVKDVGALLDWIAVQPGLDKGRVMVTGGSYGGYMTLASMTHYNDRFRCALDVVGISNWVTFLEHTEAYRRDLRRVEYGDERDPKMRAFLEKVSPLASASKITKPMFIVQGRNDPRVPYTEAEQMVGAIKKNGGPVWYLLAKDEGHGFSKKKNQDFLFLATLKFVEDNLLK; translated from the coding sequence ATGAAAAGACGTTCGGGCGTTCTCCTTCTCGCCAGTCTCCTTCTTCTCCCTCTCGCGGCGCGGGGCGCCGACGACGCCGTCGCGCCGAACGAGGCGCTCGTCCTGGACGGCCTGCCGGCTGTGCCGAAGACGCTCGCGGAGCGCGCGTCCGCGTACATGGAGTTCCGCACGGCGTCGTTCCAGGCGTGGAACCCGCTGCGCTCCGAGATGCTCGTCACGACGCGCTTCGGCGACGTCCCGCAGCTGCACCGCGTCAAGGCGCCCGGCGCCGCGCGCACGCAGCTCACGTTCTACCCGGAGCGCATCATCGGCGCGCGCTATCGGCCGAAGACGGCCGACGTCGTCTTCTCCAAGGACGTCGGCGGCGGCGAGTGGTTCCAGCTCTACCTGCGCGAAGACAAGACCGGCAAGGTTTCGCTTCTCACGGACGGCAAGTCGCGCAACCAGGGCGGCGCGTTCACGCGCAGCGGCACGTGGATGGCCTACTCGTCCACGAGGCGCACGGGAAAGAACGGCGACATCTGGGTCATGAATCCCTCCGACCCCGCGAACACCGACCGGATGGTCCTCGAGGGCTCCGGCGAGCGCCTGTTCGTGACGGACTGGTCGCCGGACGAGAAGACGCTTCTCGTCGTCGAGGGGATCTCCGTCAACGTGTCGCACCTGTGGCTCGTGGACGTCGCGACGGGCGCGAAGACGCGCTTCTCGCCGGAGTCGAAGGAGCAGGTTTCCTGGGGCGCGGGACGCTTCTCTCCCGACGGAAAGACGGTCTACACGACGACGGACGCGGACTCCGAGTTCAGCCGCCTCGTCGCCGTCGACGTCGCGACGAGGAAGCTCGAAGTCCTGACTCCGGGGCTGTCCTGGGACGTGCAGGGCTTCGACCTCTCCGAGGACGGATCGAAGCTCGCGTGGACGGTCAACGAGGCGGGCGCCGAGACGCTCCACGCGATGGACGTGAAGACCCGCAAGACGATCCCGCTCCCGAAAGTCCCGTACGGGACGATCGGCGGCCTGCGCTGGTGCCCGCAGAGCCGCAACCTGGGGTTCACGCTCACGTCCGCGAAGTCGCCGGCCGACGCCTGGGCCATCGACACGCAGACGGGTGCGCTCAGCCGGTGGACCGAGAGCGAGACGGGCGGCCTCGACGCGAGCGCGTTCGCCGAGCCCGAGATCGTGTCGTGGAAGAGCTTCGACGGGAAGACGATCACCGGCCTTCTCTACCGCCCGCCGGCGTCCTTCGCCGGTCCGCGCCCCGTGATCTTGAACATCCACGGCGGGCCGGAGGGGCAGTCGCAGGCGGGGTTCCTCGGGAGGAACAACTTCCTCCTGAACGAGCTCGGCGTCGCGATCCTCTATCCGAACGTGCGCGGCTCCACGGGCTATGGCAAGACGTTCGTGAAGCTCGACAACGGCGTCCTGCGCGAGGACTCCGTGAAGGACGTCGGGGCGCTCCTCGACTGGATCGCCGTGCAGCCCGGCCTCGACAAGGGCCGCGTCATGGTGACCGGCGGCTCCTACGGCGGATACATGACGCTCGCATCGATGACGCACTACAACGACCGCTTCCGCTGCGCGCTCGACGTCGTCGGGATCTCGAACTGGGTGACGTTCCTCGAGCACACGGAGGCCTACCGGCGCGACCTGCGCCGCGTGGAGTACGGCGACGAGCGCGACCCGAAGATGCGCGCGTTCCTCGAGAAGGTCTCGCCCCTCGCGAGCGCGTCGAAGATCACGAAGCCGATGTTCATCGTGCAGGGCCGGAACGACCCGCGCGTGCCGTACACCGAGGCCGAGCAGATGGTCGGCGCGATCAAGAAGAACGGCGGCCCCGTGTGGTACCTGCTCGCGAAGGACGAGGGCCACGGGTTCAGCAAGAAGAAGAACCAGGACTTCCTGTTCCTCGCGACGCTGAAGTTCGTCGAGGACAACTTGCTGAAGTAG
- a CDS encoding GreA/GreB family elongation factor: MTGGASLQSLLTEKRFDLVETVFQEALADPLLNEETILAALRGFARAGQKPRLQALAGAADAALKKSPDPDAPRLRWTILKEAVRAGATPSTPDGFHRLFEDVLASAWPDATSLTSLLGRFKFREAKDPLDGLARAEKAEAWLPFETGKVFAMAGRGAGKVVETNFALNVVRLDFESAKGVAVPIGIASRQLVSLPPGHFLNEKFTAPDALRERVVADPGAALKHLIDSFGRALTMTEVKEAVKGLVAEDAWTSWWTASKKNPQVVVHGSGKSATVEWSDSADAADATLLAKFERAALKDRIDLFRKNQKRSTVLALAMAKLLVRDAEELEDRDSATAFEIAVLVEKVPGVTHAADVERHVLAQPLALLGRLSDRTIRERALEILVREKPAEAPAVLAEWMFKEEDGRTIELIDRKLAEIDPVTRERTLDKLLKNPRSGPRAFVWFAQRSATDDAFRARLNPNVLGRLLDAISWDELGGLRTKVREMFDRTGLVAGWLVKQASVEEARSFLAGLSRHHELEPLRRDGLLAAAEMRFKDLRKAEDDTFFVTAAAIERKRAELENILKVEIPENTKGIALAAAEGDLSENFEYKARRDKQQLLSARAGKIQEELLKARALDPATIDTTEIRPGARVTLEGPKGKKTVTLLGPWDSKPDEGVYSYLSELGKLLLGKTAGEQATVLGDEMTIKKIEVFA; encoded by the coding sequence TTGACGGGCGGCGCCTCGCTGCAGAGCCTTCTCACCGAGAAGCGCTTCGATCTCGTCGAGACCGTTTTCCAGGAGGCGCTCGCCGACCCTCTCCTGAACGAGGAAACGATCCTCGCGGCCCTGCGCGGGTTCGCCCGCGCGGGCCAGAAGCCGCGCCTGCAGGCCCTCGCGGGCGCGGCGGACGCGGCCCTGAAGAAGTCCCCGGACCCCGACGCTCCGAGGCTGCGCTGGACGATCCTGAAGGAGGCCGTCCGGGCCGGCGCGACGCCGTCGACTCCCGACGGCTTCCACCGTCTCTTCGAGGACGTGCTCGCGTCCGCGTGGCCCGACGCGACGTCGCTGACGAGCCTCCTCGGCCGGTTCAAGTTCCGCGAGGCGAAGGACCCGCTCGACGGTCTCGCCCGCGCCGAAAAGGCCGAGGCCTGGCTCCCGTTCGAGACCGGCAAGGTCTTCGCGATGGCCGGACGCGGCGCCGGCAAGGTCGTCGAGACGAACTTCGCGCTCAACGTCGTGCGGCTCGACTTCGAGTCCGCCAAGGGCGTCGCCGTTCCGATCGGCATCGCGTCCCGGCAGCTCGTCTCGCTTCCGCCGGGCCACTTCCTGAACGAGAAGTTCACGGCCCCGGACGCTCTGCGAGAGCGCGTCGTGGCCGACCCCGGGGCGGCGCTCAAGCACCTCATCGACTCCTTCGGTCGCGCCCTGACGATGACCGAGGTCAAGGAGGCCGTGAAGGGCCTCGTGGCCGAAGACGCCTGGACCTCCTGGTGGACCGCCTCGAAGAAGAACCCCCAGGTCGTCGTCCACGGCAGCGGCAAGAGCGCGACCGTCGAGTGGTCCGACTCGGCGGACGCCGCCGACGCGACTCTCCTCGCGAAGTTCGAAAGAGCCGCCCTGAAGGACCGCATCGACCTCTTCCGTAAGAACCAGAAGCGCTCGACCGTCCTCGCGCTCGCGATGGCGAAGCTCCTCGTGAGAGACGCCGAGGAGCTCGAGGACCGGGACTCGGCCACGGCGTTCGAGATCGCCGTTCTCGTCGAGAAGGTGCCCGGCGTCACCCACGCGGCCGACGTCGAACGCCACGTCCTCGCGCAGCCGCTCGCTCTCCTCGGACGCCTCTCGGACCGGACGATCCGCGAGCGGGCGCTCGAGATCCTCGTCCGCGAGAAGCCGGCGGAGGCCCCCGCCGTCCTCGCGGAGTGGATGTTCAAGGAGGAGGACGGCCGGACGATCGAGCTCATCGACCGGAAGCTCGCGGAGATCGACCCCGTAACGCGGGAGCGGACTCTCGACAAGCTCCTGAAGAACCCGCGCTCGGGGCCGCGCGCCTTCGTGTGGTTCGCCCAGCGCTCCGCGACGGACGACGCGTTCCGGGCGCGCCTCAACCCGAACGTCCTCGGCCGGCTCCTCGACGCGATCTCCTGGGACGAGCTCGGCGGCCTGCGCACGAAGGTGCGCGAGATGTTCGACCGCACCGGCCTCGTCGCGGGCTGGCTCGTCAAGCAGGCCTCGGTGGAGGAAGCGCGGTCGTTCCTGGCCGGGCTCTCGCGCCACCACGAGCTCGAGCCGCTGCGCCGCGACGGCCTCCTCGCGGCCGCCGAGATGCGCTTCAAGGACCTCCGCAAGGCGGAGGACGACACGTTCTTCGTGACGGCCGCGGCCATCGAGAGAAAGCGCGCCGAGCTCGAAAACATCCTGAAGGTCGAGATTCCCGAGAACACGAAGGGGATCGCGCTCGCGGCCGCGGAGGGCGACCTGTCGGAGAACTTCGAGTACAAGGCGCGCCGCGACAAGCAGCAGCTTCTCTCGGCCCGCGCCGGCAAGATCCAGGAAGAGCTTCTCAAGGCCCGGGCGCTGGATCCCGCGACGATCGACACGACCGAGATCCGCCCCGGCGCGCGCGTGACGCTGGAAGGCCCGAAAGGAAAGAAGACCGTCACGCTCCTCGGCCCGTGGGACTCGAAGCCGGACGAGGGCGTGTATTCGTACCTCTCCGAGCTCGGGAAACTCCTGCTCGGGAAGACGGCGGGCGAACAGGCCACGGTGCTCGGCGACGAGATGACGATCAAGAAAATAGAGGTCTTCGCATGA
- a CDS encoding chalcone isomerase family protein, which produces MKRATLFVLAAAALAAVIPARPAVAKELAGVNMPETLSVGDKTLKLNGLGLRKKAIFKVYVGGLYLEAPSKDAAAILASDGAKAVRMTFLRDVSKSQLKDGFVEGFENNAKEKAAAQKAAIEKLYGLIPDMKETQTLSFSYLPGKGTTVSFGDKELGVIEGKEFAEALFALWLGPKPPSEDLKKGMLG; this is translated from the coding sequence ATGAAACGCGCCACCCTGTTCGTGCTCGCCGCTGCGGCTCTCGCCGCAGTCATCCCCGCCCGTCCGGCCGTCGCGAAGGAGCTCGCGGGCGTGAACATGCCCGAGACCCTCTCCGTCGGCGACAAGACGCTGAAGCTGAACGGCCTCGGCCTCCGGAAGAAGGCCATCTTCAAGGTCTACGTCGGCGGCCTCTACCTCGAGGCGCCTTCGAAGGACGCCGCGGCGATCCTCGCCTCCGACGGGGCGAAGGCCGTCCGCATGACGTTTCTGCGCGACGTCTCGAAGAGCCAGCTGAAGGACGGCTTCGTCGAGGGTTTCGAGAACAACGCGAAGGAAAAGGCGGCAGCCCAGAAGGCCGCGATCGAGAAGCTCTACGGGCTGATCCCGGACATGAAGGAGACCCAGACGCTCTCCTTCTCGTACCTCCCCGGCAAGGGGACGACCGTCTCCTTCGGTGACAAGGAGCTCGGCGTCATCGAGGGCAAGGAGTTCGCCGAAGCGCTCTTCGCGCTCTGGCTCGGGCCGAAGCCCCCGTCCGAGGACCTCAAGAAGGGAATGCTCGGTTGA
- a CDS encoding glycine--tRNA ligase subunit beta produces the protein MSEFLLEILAEEIPAGVLPGAREDLLARVANAFAEARLGGTLTVHSTSRRLILVGEGVADRQPDATLEVTGPPASKGFDAEGKPTKAAEGFANAQGVSVDDLAVVQLPKGAYVVAKKTVSGRPAAEVISEILPPLVEKMTFPRMMRWGDGGPIWIRPVHSVVALLDGLVVPLQLFGVESGRTTYGHRTLAGGRIIVMGVADWFAKLRAAHVEPDLAVRRARFEEQAKALAAGIGGEPAADESLFEAWSHLVEWPGLVRGAFDEAFLELPEEILVTSMREHQKMLPIRREGALLPAFLAVCDQTGDPKGLIAQGNEWVTSARFADARFFWDDDGKTKLEDRLSRLGRLQFQETLGDYLKKTGRVQDLAERLAARLQVADSSSVIRAARLMKADLVTDMVREFPDLQGVVGGLYAQREGERDEVWQAIYDQYRPASADDASPRSDVGAVVALADRLDTLTGLFGLGLVPTGSRDPYALRRAALGVVKILLDRNWHLDVPVAISDALQLHGSLARGREEVVPELSAFLTERLRFLLEKKGHAADTIEAVLEADARDPVDAAERVAAVDAMRMEADFAPLAAAFKRMQNILAQAPEALGEPDPAKMTDEAEQALAGDYLQARGMIDDLLSQRHFHDALGIMASFGPALDRFFTEVHVMAEDEGVKANRIALLKAIRDQFARVAKFAEIRG, from the coding sequence ATGTCTGAGTTCCTTCTCGAAATCCTCGCCGAGGAGATCCCGGCGGGCGTGCTCCCGGGCGCGCGCGAGGACCTGCTCGCCCGCGTCGCGAACGCGTTCGCCGAGGCGCGCCTCGGTGGCACGCTGACCGTCCACTCCACGTCGCGCCGCCTGATTCTCGTCGGGGAGGGCGTGGCCGACCGCCAGCCCGACGCCACGCTCGAGGTCACCGGTCCCCCGGCCTCCAAGGGGTTCGACGCCGAGGGCAAGCCCACGAAGGCCGCCGAGGGCTTCGCGAACGCGCAAGGCGTGTCCGTGGACGACCTCGCCGTCGTCCAGCTCCCGAAGGGAGCCTACGTCGTCGCGAAGAAGACGGTCTCGGGGCGCCCGGCAGCGGAGGTCATTTCCGAGATCCTGCCGCCGCTCGTCGAGAAGATGACGTTCCCGCGCATGATGCGCTGGGGCGACGGCGGGCCGATCTGGATCCGGCCCGTCCACTCCGTCGTCGCGCTTCTCGACGGCCTCGTCGTTCCGCTCCAGCTTTTCGGCGTCGAGAGCGGTCGCACGACGTACGGCCACCGCACGCTCGCGGGCGGCCGGATCATCGTGATGGGCGTCGCGGACTGGTTCGCGAAGCTGCGCGCAGCCCACGTCGAGCCGGACCTCGCCGTGCGCCGCGCGCGTTTCGAGGAGCAGGCGAAGGCGCTCGCGGCTGGGATCGGCGGAGAGCCGGCCGCGGACGAGTCGCTCTTCGAAGCGTGGTCCCATCTCGTCGAGTGGCCCGGCCTCGTGCGCGGCGCGTTCGACGAGGCGTTTCTGGAACTGCCGGAAGAGATCCTCGTGACGTCGATGCGCGAGCACCAGAAGATGCTCCCCATCCGCCGCGAGGGGGCGCTCCTGCCCGCGTTCCTTGCGGTCTGCGACCAGACGGGCGACCCGAAGGGGCTCATCGCGCAGGGCAACGAGTGGGTCACGTCTGCCCGCTTCGCCGACGCGCGGTTCTTCTGGGACGACGACGGCAAGACGAAGCTCGAGGACCGCCTCTCGCGCCTCGGGCGCCTGCAGTTCCAGGAAACTCTCGGCGACTACCTCAAGAAGACGGGCCGCGTGCAGGATCTCGCCGAACGCCTCGCGGCGCGCCTGCAGGTCGCCGACTCGTCCTCCGTGATCCGCGCGGCGCGCCTCATGAAGGCCGACCTCGTCACCGACATGGTCCGCGAGTTCCCCGACCTGCAGGGCGTCGTGGGCGGCCTCTACGCGCAGCGCGAGGGCGAGCGCGACGAGGTGTGGCAGGCGATCTACGACCAGTACCGGCCCGCGTCCGCCGACGACGCGTCGCCGCGCAGCGACGTGGGCGCCGTCGTCGCACTCGCGGACCGTCTCGACACGCTCACGGGCCTCTTCGGCCTCGGCCTCGTCCCGACGGGCTCGCGCGACCCGTACGCGCTGCGCCGCGCGGCGCTCGGCGTCGTCAAGATCCTCCTCGACCGCAACTGGCACCTCGACGTGCCGGTCGCGATCTCGGACGCGCTCCAGCTCCACGGCTCGCTCGCGCGCGGCCGGGAGGAGGTCGTGCCGGAGCTCTCGGCGTTCCTGACCGAGCGGCTGCGCTTCCTCCTCGAGAAGAAGGGGCATGCGGCCGACACGATCGAGGCCGTCCTCGAGGCGGACGCGCGCGACCCGGTCGACGCGGCCGAGCGCGTCGCCGCCGTGGACGCCATGCGGATGGAAGCCGACTTCGCGCCGCTGGCCGCCGCGTTCAAGCGGATGCAGAACATCCTTGCGCAGGCGCCGGAAGCGCTGGGCGAGCCCGACCCCGCGAAGATGACCGACGAGGCCGAGCAGGCGCTCGCCGGCGACTACCTGCAGGCGCGCGGGATGATCGACGACCTCCTCTCGCAGCGGCATTTCCACGACGCGCTCGGAATCATGGCGTCCTTCGGGCCCGCCCTCGACCGCTTCTTCACCGAGGTCCACGTCATGGCCGAGGACGAGGGCGTGAAGGCGAATCGGATCGCGCTCCTGAAGGCGATCCGCGACCAGTTCGCCCGCGTCGCGAAGTTCGCCGAGATCCGGGGCTAG
- the glyQ gene encoding glycine--tRNA ligase subunit alpha → MDLQSLILRLSAYWSSKGCLIEQPWDVEVGAGTMHPATFLRVLGPEPWNAGYVQPSRRPADGRYGQNPFRLVKHQQFQVVMKPAPVDIQDLYVESLVALGIDPKEHDLRFEEDNWESPTLGAWGVGWQVLLDGMEITQFTYFQQAGGLDLAPITAEITYGLERLTMFLAKKRSVYDIEWAPGVPYGEARKQDEYEVSKYGFEIADPALWQLLFEKYEAEAKRCLEAGLVLPAYDFTLKCSHAFNILDARGAVSATDRVGVIKRVRGLAVECAKAYVASREAQGFPMLPKKPEPEPPPAPEAAPEPTDV, encoded by the coding sequence ATGGACCTGCAGTCGCTGATCCTCCGGCTTTCCGCGTACTGGTCGTCGAAGGGCTGCCTCATCGAGCAGCCGTGGGACGTCGAGGTCGGCGCCGGGACGATGCACCCGGCGACGTTCCTGCGCGTCCTCGGCCCGGAGCCGTGGAACGCCGGCTACGTGCAGCCCTCGCGCCGCCCGGCCGACGGCCGTTACGGCCAGAACCCGTTCCGGCTCGTGAAGCACCAGCAGTTCCAGGTCGTCATGAAGCCGGCGCCGGTGGACATCCAGGACCTCTACGTCGAGAGCCTCGTCGCGCTCGGGATCGACCCGAAGGAGCACGATCTCCGCTTCGAGGAGGACAACTGGGAGTCCCCGACGCTGGGCGCGTGGGGCGTGGGCTGGCAGGTGCTGCTCGACGGGATGGAGATCACGCAGTTCACGTATTTCCAGCAGGCCGGCGGCCTCGACCTCGCCCCGATCACGGCCGAGATCACGTACGGCCTCGAGCGCCTCACGATGTTCCTCGCCAAGAAGCGCAGCGTCTACGACATCGAGTGGGCGCCGGGCGTGCCGTACGGCGAGGCGCGCAAGCAGGACGAGTACGAGGTCTCGAAGTACGGATTCGAGATCGCCGACCCCGCGCTCTGGCAGCTCCTCTTCGAGAAGTACGAGGCCGAGGCCAAACGCTGCCTCGAGGCCGGGCTCGTTCTCCCGGCGTACGACTTCACGTTGAAGTGCTCGCACGCCTTCAACATCCTCGACGCGCGCGGGGCCGTCTCGGCCACGGACCGCGTCGGCGTCATCAAGCGCGTGCGCGGCCTCGCCGTCGAGTGCGCGAAGGCTTACGTCGCCTCGCGCGAGGCGCAGGGCTTCCCGATGCTTCCGAAGAAGCCCGAGCCCGAGCCGCCGCCGGCGCCGGAAGCGGCCCCGGAGCCGACCGATGTCTGA
- the recO gene encoding DNA repair protein RecO: MALVSTTAFILKLDPLSEKDLVVALLTKDHGVVRAAVRGARGKSKRAAALQLLTEVSLTYFRKEGADLARVDGLEIVKSAYDLAVAADAAMLLPYVAESALTFVPESELGGDVYRLVRHVLDALEAGVPAPLATRYFETWLLRFAGVLDEEEVAEPARGVLASMRRFPLLALAKKPPPAGALESLEDLLREARRSFLGHELKSYRFLQSLG; the protein is encoded by the coding sequence ATGGCGCTCGTCTCGACCACGGCCTTCATTCTGAAGCTCGACCCGCTTTCGGAGAAGGACCTCGTCGTCGCGCTCCTCACGAAGGATCACGGCGTCGTCCGGGCGGCCGTGCGCGGCGCGCGCGGCAAGTCGAAGCGCGCGGCGGCGCTGCAGCTCCTCACGGAGGTCTCCCTCACGTATTTCCGCAAAGAGGGCGCGGACCTCGCGCGCGTGGACGGTCTCGAGATCGTGAAGAGCGCGTACGACCTTGCCGTCGCCGCCGACGCGGCGATGCTGCTGCCGTACGTCGCGGAGAGCGCGCTCACGTTCGTGCCCGAGTCCGAGCTCGGCGGCGACGTTTACCGCCTCGTGCGCCACGTGCTCGACGCGCTGGAAGCCGGCGTCCCGGCGCCGCTCGCGACGCGGTATTTCGAGACGTGGCTCCTGAGGTTCGCGGGCGTCCTCGACGAGGAGGAGGTTGCCGAGCCCGCGAGGGGCGTCCTCGCATCCATGCGGAGGTTCCCGCTCCTCGCGCTCGCGAAAAAGCCGCCGCCCGCCGGCGCCCTCGAGTCCCTCGAGGACCTGCTGCGCGAGGCGCGCCGGAGCTTCCTCGGGCACGAGCTGAAGAGCTACCGGTTCCTCCAGAGCCTCGGCTGA
- a CDS encoding MFS transporter — protein MVETSAMPGDSPPRSRTGLPKTVVRLGWVSFLTDVSSEMIVPLLPAFLVTLSGVPAAALGWIEGVADATASFVKILSGKWTDRAKAKKPLVFLGYGLSSVARPLIGLAPGWPTVVLIRFFDRVGKGVRTAPRDTMIAAAAPANRRGAAFGLHRAFDNAGAVFGPLLAAGLVGFIGLSLRTVFLLAAIPAALSLLVLAFGVREEKEEEKISLKVKRAGRPLRLSTRAAAPRRPLNHSKNLPLPLRLPLLSPRSSGGPPASSRCSLSPRRPTRFSSSRRKRSGSVPRGCRSSGRSRTP, from the coding sequence GTGGTCGAGACGAGCGCCATGCCCGGCGATTCTCCCCCGCGGAGCCGAACCGGGCTGCCGAAGACCGTCGTCCGCCTCGGCTGGGTGTCGTTCCTGACGGACGTCTCGTCCGAGATGATCGTCCCGCTGCTCCCCGCGTTCCTCGTGACGCTGTCGGGCGTCCCGGCGGCGGCGCTCGGCTGGATCGAGGGCGTCGCGGACGCGACGGCCTCGTTCGTGAAGATCCTCTCGGGCAAGTGGACGGACCGCGCGAAGGCAAAGAAGCCCCTCGTCTTCCTCGGCTACGGCCTCTCGTCCGTCGCGCGCCCGCTCATCGGCCTCGCGCCGGGCTGGCCGACGGTCGTCCTGATCCGCTTCTTCGACCGCGTCGGCAAGGGCGTGCGCACCGCGCCGCGCGACACGATGATCGCGGCGGCCGCGCCCGCGAACCGGCGCGGCGCGGCGTTCGGCCTGCACCGCGCGTTCGACAACGCGGGCGCCGTCTTCGGCCCCCTGCTCGCGGCGGGGCTCGTCGGGTTCATAGGCCTGAGCCTGCGGACCGTCTTCCTGCTGGCGGCCATACCCGCCGCGCTTTCTCTTCTGGTTCTTGCTTTCGGAGTAAGAGAAGAGAAAGAAGAAGAGAAGATTTCTTTGAAGGTGAAGAGGGCGGGGCGCCCTCTGCGCCTCTCGACGCGCGCCGCGGCTCCCCGCCGCCCTCTAAACCATTCGAAGAATCTTCCTCTTCCTCTTCGTCTTCCTCTTCTCTCCCCCCGGTCTTCTGGAGGACCTCCGGCGTCTTCGCGCTGTTCGCTCTCGCCGCGTCGTCCGACACGTTTCTCCTCCTCAAGGCGAAAGAGATCGGGATCGGTGCCGCGTGGCTGCCGATCCTCTGGGCGTTCTCGAACGCCGTGA
- a CDS encoding MFS transporter, which translates to MKSLFSTWGGGLSDRFGRKRVLSVAWTLYAVCYAGFAFVTSTAALVALVGVYSLYYSLSEGTEKALVADLVGPAMRGRAFGWMNGLIGFAALPASVVFGLVWQGAGSKTAFLLGAAVAAAAVLGLVALVPRGRKAG; encoded by the coding sequence GTGAAGTCCCTCTTCTCGACCTGGGGTGGGGGGCTTTCGGACCGCTTCGGCCGCAAGCGCGTGCTCTCCGTCGCGTGGACTCTCTACGCGGTCTGCTACGCGGGTTTTGCTTTTGTCACGTCCACGGCGGCCCTCGTCGCGCTCGTCGGCGTCTACTCGCTCTACTACTCGCTCTCGGAAGGGACGGAGAAGGCGCTCGTCGCCGATCTCGTCGGCCCGGCGATGCGCGGACGGGCCTTCGGCTGGATGAACGGCCTCATCGGATTCGCGGCCCTGCCCGCGAGCGTCGTCTTCGGCCTCGTCTGGCAGGGCGCGGGCTCGAAGACCGCGTTTCTGCTGGGAGCAGCCGTCGCCGCGGCCGCCGTTCTGGGCCTCGTGGCGCTTGTTCCGCGCGGGCGCAAGGCCGGGTAA